One part of the Gossypium raimondii isolate GPD5lz chromosome 1, ASM2569854v1, whole genome shotgun sequence genome encodes these proteins:
- the LOC105786315 gene encoding short chain aldehyde dehydrogenase 1 isoform X2, with amino-acid sequence MDSESLVTKRLDGKVALITGGASGLGECSARLFLKHGAKVLIADIQDELGHSLCKELGTENFSYVHCDVTCESDVENAVNLAVSKYGKLDIMFNNAGLIGDGEVRVTDASTDNFKRVFDINVLGGFLGAKYAAKVMVPAKKGCILFSSSISSKISIGLPHAYKASKHGVVGLTKSLAVELGEHGIRVNCISPHATVTPLFQTTLGLFDKKRGEEMIAASAVLKGTVLEPEDFAHAALYLASDEAKFISGVNVPVDGGYNLSNQSWKMGFAALFG; translated from the exons ATGGATTCCGAGTCTTTAGTAACCAAGAG GCTAGATGGTAAGGTGGCACTGATAACTGGTGGTGCCAGTGGCTTAGGAGAGTGTTCAGCCAGGCTATTTCTCAAACATGGAGCCAAGGTTCTGATTGCTGATATTCAAGACGAATTGGGCCACTCCCTTTGCAAAGAGCTTGGAACTGAAAACTTCAGCTATGTCCATTGTGATGTAACATGCGAATCTGATGTCGAAAATGCCGTAAACTTAGCGGTCTCCAAGTATGGAAAACTCGATATCATGTTCAACAATGCAGGCCTTATTGGTGATGGTGAAGTCAGAGTGACAGACGCCAGCACTGACAACTTCAAGAGAGTGTTCGATATCAATGTCTTGGGTGGATTCTTGGGAGCCAAGTATGCAGCCAAGGTCATGGTTCCGGCCAAGAAAGGTTGCATTCTCTTCTCGTCGAGTATTTCTTCAAAAATCAGCATCGGTCTGCCCCATGCATACAAGGCATCGAAGCATGGCGTCGTAGGGTTGACGAAGAGCTTGGCCGTGGAGTTAGGTGAGCATGGAATTAGAGTTAATTGCATTTCACCTCACGCAACTGTGACCCCATTGTTCCAAACAACACTGGGGTTGTTCGATAAGAAGAGGGGAGAGGAGATGATTGCGGCTTCAGCTGTGTTGAAAGGCACCGTATTGGAACCTGAAGATTTTGCACATGCAGCACTGTATTTGGCAAGCGATGAGGCTAAATTTATCAGTGGTGTTAACGTGCCTGTCGATGGAGGGTATAATCTCAGCAATCAGTCATGGAAGATGGGATTTGCAGCACTTTTTGGATAA